Proteins encoded within one genomic window of Borrelia parkeri:
- a CDS encoding TolC family protein: MGVNIKRLILIFILSFSSYAEVIKISVEDAIRMALENSLESRDAEYREKIKKLYKDNSWNLLIPNLGFSSSFSRQNSFMSNVEGRGHWNLNFGVAADLSVSPSIVNNIRLTIFNYEAAKIGREKVIKNIKLNVLKMYNELLAFKSILEVLKSQFENSKLKFEQVKISYHNGLISEIDYLDAKLKHIKFQPSLDEQIIKFEETKERFKLLLGLDVLQDFETTGELSDEILDISLFDEVINIDGYLEVRELNNFTKIMQTTLESLWLDAFLPRLSFSVSYNPGSISFSDGLSGSFNQGFYFSLGLTYSFTEVFPFSKSFTEIWERDYRLKFLENQIENKIREFKSNIIQKRKSVRLYKSILDNSKINLEMSKKNYQVAFDAFNVGTIDLIKLNDIEAFYKQSDLQFIQDKLNYANAVLEYKDLINKLD; the protein is encoded by the coding sequence ATGGGAGTAAATATTAAGAGGTTAATATTAATTTTTATTTTATCTTTTTCTTCTTATGCAGAAGTTATTAAAATATCTGTTGAAGATGCTATTCGTATGGCTTTAGAGAACAGTTTGGAATCTAGAGATGCTGAGTATAGAGAAAAGATAAAAAAATTATATAAAGATAATTCTTGGAATCTTTTGATCCCAAATTTAGGGTTTTCTTCAAGTTTTTCAAGGCAAAACTCTTTTATGTCTAATGTAGAAGGGAGGGGACATTGGAACTTGAATTTTGGTGTTGCTGCCGATCTGTCAGTATCCCCATCTATTGTTAATAACATTAGACTTACTATTTTTAATTATGAGGCTGCTAAGATAGGCAGAGAAAAAGTCATTAAAAATATTAAGTTAAATGTTCTTAAAATGTATAATGAGCTTTTAGCTTTTAAAAGTATTTTAGAAGTTTTGAAAAGTCAGTTTGAAAATAGCAAACTTAAATTTGAGCAAGTAAAAATTTCTTATCATAATGGGCTTATTTCTGAGATAGATTATCTTGATGCTAAGCTTAAGCATATTAAATTTCAGCCTAGTTTAGATGAACAAATTATTAAGTTTGAAGAGACAAAAGAAAGATTTAAATTATTATTAGGCTTGGATGTCTTACAAGATTTTGAGACTACAGGAGAATTATCAGATGAAATCTTAGACATTTCGTTGTTTGATGAAGTCATAAATATTGACGGTTATTTAGAAGTGAGAGAGTTAAATAATTTTACTAAAATTATGCAAACTACTCTTGAGAGTCTTTGGCTAGATGCCTTTTTGCCGAGGCTTTCGTTCTCAGTTTCTTATAATCCTGGGAGCATTTCTTTTAGTGATGGTTTGAGTGGTTCATTTAATCAAGGGTTTTATTTTTCTTTGGGGTTAACTTATAGCTTCACCGAGGTTTTTCCATTTTCAAAAAGTTTTACAGAGATATGGGAACGAGATTATCGGTTAAAATTCTTAGAGAATCAAATTGAAAATAAGATTCGTGAATTTAAATCTAATATTATTCAAAAACGCAAAAGTGTAAGACTATATAAGTCTATTTTAGATAACTCCAAGATAAATTTGGAAATGTCTAAGAAGAATTATCAAGTAGCTTTTGATGCCTTTAATGTGGGTACTATAGATCTTATTAAATTAAATGACATTGAAGCTTTCTATAAGCAGAGTGATTTACAATTTATACAAGATAAGCTAAATTATGCTAATGCAGTACTTGAATATAAAGATTTAATAAATAAGTTGGATTGA
- a CDS encoding glycine betaine ABC transporter substrate-binding protein, whose product MKGLLISIFISFILILFSCDKNDNSNDSSFKSVRSVKIAYVNWIGETVATNIMKVVFEKIGYNVEILPVTTSIMYQYLASGQVDGMVSAWVPTADKFYYEKFKDKFVDLGANYEGTLQGFVVPSYVTISSISELKGRGAEFKNKMVGIDAGAGTQLSVEETLKRYGLDKEYELISSSESVMLASLESAIKKHEWILVPLWKPHWAFTKYDIKFLDDPLLSMGGPESIHSLVRNGLKDADPDAYYLFDNFYWGDDLLLPLIEKNYKEPGQEYRNAVEFVDVHKEYVKNWVPDKYKNLFN is encoded by the coding sequence ATGAAAGGTTTATTGATATCTATTTTTATAAGTTTTATTTTAATTTTGTTTTCTTGTGATAAGAATGATAATTCTAATGATAGTAGCTTTAAAAGTGTAAGATCAGTCAAGATTGCATATGTTAATTGGATAGGAGAAACGGTTGCTACCAATATTATGAAAGTTGTTTTTGAGAAAATAGGATATAATGTTGAGATATTGCCTGTTACAACATCTATAATGTATCAGTATTTAGCATCGGGGCAGGTAGATGGTATGGTATCTGCATGGGTACCTACGGCCGATAAATTTTATTATGAAAAATTTAAAGATAAGTTTGTTGATCTTGGTGCTAATTATGAGGGAACATTACAAGGATTTGTGGTGCCAAGTTATGTTACAATTTCAAGCATTTCTGAACTTAAGGGTAGAGGAGCTGAATTTAAAAATAAAATGGTAGGAATAGATGCTGGAGCGGGTACACAGCTTTCTGTAGAAGAAACTCTCAAGCGTTATGGATTGGATAAAGAATATGAACTCATATCTTCAAGTGAGAGCGTAATGCTTGCAAGTTTAGAATCTGCCATTAAGAAGCATGAGTGGATTTTAGTTCCTTTATGGAAGCCCCATTGGGCATTTACCAAATATGATATTAAATTTTTAGATGATCCTTTGTTGTCAATGGGAGGCCCTGAGAGTATTCATTCTCTTGTTAGAAATGGGCTTAAGGATGCTGATCCCGATGCTTATTATTTGTTTGATAATTTTTATTGGGGTGATGATTTGTTGTTACCTTTAATAGAGAAAAATTATAAAGAGCCTGGACAGGAGTATAGGAATGCTGTTGAATTCGTTGATGTTCATAAAGAATATGTCAAAAATTGGGTTCCAGATAAATACAAAAATTTATTTAATTAA
- the yidD gene encoding membrane protein insertion efficiency factor YidD, with translation MYIFKKLFIIFNLILILLIKIYQNTLSKIVGFHCIYEPSCSNYALECLKKYNIITALILITLRLLRCNALFKGGFESLPTEKPILNSLKIFRTRLIK, from the coding sequence ATGTATATTTTTAAAAAACTTTTTATAATATTCAACTTGATACTCATTTTATTAATCAAAATATATCAAAACACTCTTTCCAAAATCGTTGGTTTTCACTGCATATATGAACCTAGCTGTTCAAATTACGCACTAGAATGTCTCAAAAAATATAACATCATAACAGCTCTTATTTTAATTACATTAAGACTGCTGAGATGCAATGCTCTATTTAAAGGAGGGTTTGAATCATTGCCAACTGAAAAGCCAATATTAAATTCATTAAAAATTTTTAGAACAAGATTAATTAAATAA